CGATCATCCTGCCATCCTGAAACCGCCGGGATCGGGATCCAAATGCAATTAACGCGATTGTTCCCTGATGGTACGCGAAGATTATTTTAAAAGTCTCTTCGCCTCCGCCTCGAGTATCTCACAGGTTCTTCGTAGATAACGTTCATCCGTCCTGATATTCCCGATCGCCAATCGTAAAATCGTCCGCCCCCTCAACCGGGTAGATGAGATAAAAATCTCCCCGCTGGCATTAACATTTCGAAGCAATGTCTCGTTGAGCTTGTCCAGAGTTGCCGGGGTCATCTTATGGGGTGTTGCTTTTAATGACCTGGGTTCCAAACGGAAGCAAACGGTGCTAAACGGTGTGGGCGCCATTCTTCGGAAGAGGGTGGACCGGCCTACCCAGCGGGAGAATTGCTGAGCCAAACGGATATGCTCCTGCAAGCGCGTCTGAAGTCCCTCACGGCCGAAGGTGCGAAGAACAAACCAAAGCTTCAACGATCGAAAACGCCGCCCCAAGGCGACACCATAATCCATAAAATTGACAACCTCATCCGCCTCGGGCGTCTCGAGATAGGCCGGCACGAGCGAGAGGGCTTCGCGAATCACCTGCGGTTTCCGGCAATAAAGCACACTCAGATCGATAGGACAGAAAAGCCACTTGTGCGGATTAACCACAATCGAATCGGCCCGCTCCCATCCTTTGAAAAGCTCTCTTTTCTCGGGAAGCAACGCGGCCGCGCCGGCATAGGCGGCATCGACGTGGAACCATAATTTATAGCGCCTGCAGATCTCCGCGATCCGATCCAGCGGATCGACACTGGTTGTCGAGGTTGTCCCGGCCGTGGCAACCACGGCGAAGGGGCGGATCCCTTGATCCAGATCAGCTCTAATGGATTTCTCCAGGAGACGGGTATCCATCCGGAAGTTTTTATCGGAGGGAATACTGCAGACCCCTTTGCGTCCGATACCCAAAACAATGCCCGCCTTTTCAATTGAGGAGTGCGCTTCTTGAGAAATGTAATAGCGCAGCGGTGGAAGATCGCTCCGGCCGCACAAACCCTCGTCACGAACACCGGGGATTGTTTGGCGGGCCGCTATCATGGCGACGAGACTTGATAGGGATGCGGTATCTTGTATAACCCCCCAGAAGCGGGAGGGGAGGCCCAGCAGTTGACGAAGCCAGTCGAGGGTCACTTCCTCCAGCTCGGTCGCCGCAGGTGATGCCTTCCAGAGCATCCCATTGACATTGAGCGCGGCCGATAGGGTTTCAGCCAGGATTCCCGGTTGTGAACCCGTGATGCCGAAATAGGCCATAAAACCGGGGTGATTCCAATGAGTGATCCCGGGCAGGATGACCGATTGGAAATCGCTCCAAACATTTTCCATCGGTTCGGACCGGTTCGGCGGGTGCTGGGGCAATCGCTTGCGGATCTCTCCCGGCTGGACCTTGGCCAGGACCGGATATTCCTGCGGATTGGAGAAGTAATGTGAAATCCAGTTCAATATCCAGTCGCCGTACTCCTGAAACTCATCGGAGGACCAGATGTCGCCCGTGGAAGAAACAGCGGAATCCCGGCTCCTCTTCTCAGTCATCTTTTCCCACCTTACTCGGCGGGAGTGGGAGCGGTTCCATGGTGCTCGGCATCCATCCTTGCCAATTCCTTATCGAATAA
This is a stretch of genomic DNA from Candidatus Eisenbacteria bacterium. It encodes these proteins:
- a CDS encoding amino acid decarboxylase, which gives rise to MTEKRSRDSAVSSTGDIWSSDEFQEYGDWILNWISHYFSNPQEYPVLAKVQPGEIRKRLPQHPPNRSEPMENVWSDFQSVILPGITHWNHPGFMAYFGITGSQPGILAETLSAALNVNGMLWKASPAATELEEVTLDWLRQLLGLPSRFWGVIQDTASLSSLVAMIAARQTIPGVRDEGLCGRSDLPPLRYYISQEAHSSIEKAGIVLGIGRKGVCSIPSDKNFRMDTRLLEKSIRADLDQGIRPFAVVATAGTTSTTSVDPLDRIAEICRRYKLWFHVDAAYAGAAALLPEKRELFKGWERADSIVVNPHKWLFCPIDLSVLYCRKPQVIREALSLVPAYLETPEADEVVNFMDYGVALGRRFRSLKLWFVLRTFGREGLQTRLQEHIRLAQQFSRWVGRSTLFRRMAPTPFSTVCFRLEPRSLKATPHKMTPATLDKLNETLLRNVNASGEIFISSTRLRGRTILRLAIGNIRTDERYLRRTCEILEAEAKRLLK